Proteins encoded in a region of the Planococcus citri chromosome 1, ihPlaCitr1.1, whole genome shotgun sequence genome:
- the LOC135850073 gene encoding alpha-tocopherol transfer protein-like, translating to MEPELPFALREKAFLELNETSENLQDGIAKLRKLIQNEPNLRCKTDTQFLLKFLRARKFDTDRAFQLLKQYFTVRKNNPALFSDLLPSKHSKLLDMGAQAVLNERDANGSKIYVFRLKNCDMTAITVEDIFKTNLIALEILSLEPETQIAGMTALIDLNGFTVKQHLKLLSPYIAKWSINLIQESFPLRFCAFHVINQPIYFDAIFATIKPFMKRKLKKRIHFHGANMTSLYENFNKDLLPVEYGGNQILDTSAWKNRLLSKESMFKEMEEYGYKMDS from the exons ATGGAACCCGAGTTACCTTTCGCTTTGAGAGAAAAAGCATTTTTAGAGTTGAACGAAACGTCGGAAAATTTACAAGATGGAATAGCCAAATTACGGAAATTAATACAGA ATGAGCCGAATCTACGTTGCAAAACGGATACGcaatttctgctgaaatttttaagaGCCAGGAAATTCGACACGGATCGCGCTTTTCAGTTg CTCAAACAATACTTCACTGTGCGGAAAAATAATCCAGCTCTATTTTCGGATTTACTACCATCAAAACACTCGAAATTATTGGATATGGGAGCTCAAGCTGTTTTAAACGAACGAGACGCGAACGGTTCgaaaatctacgtttttcgattAA aaAACTGTGATATGACAGCGATCACCGTCGAAGACatattcaaaacaaatttaatAGCATTGGAGATCCTATCGTTGGAACCTGAGACTCAAATTGCAGGAATGACAGCTCTAATCGACTTGAACGGATTCACTGTCAAACAGCACTTGAAATTACTCTCACCTTACATCGCCAAATGGTCTATAAATCTAATTCAA GAATCGTTTCCTTTGCGTTTCTGCGCCTTTCACGTTATTAACCAACCGATTTATTTTGATGCGATTTTCGCCACCATAAAACCATTCatgaagagaaaattgaaaaaacgg ATCCATTTTCATGGAGCTAACATGACATCActctatgaaaatttcaataaggaTCTTTTACCAGTAGAATACGGAGGTAATCAGATACTCGATACGTCTGCTTGGAAAAATCGGCTTTTATCCAAAGAAAGCATGTTTAAAg AAATGGAAGAATATGGATACAAAATGGATTCGTAA